One genomic segment of Suttonella sp. R2A3 includes these proteins:
- a CDS encoding acyl-CoA dehydrogenase, which translates to MSWIIGIVCFLVIVGALAYFSAPVWLWAVGVALALALVHAHWLVFLLAFAVCAIAGIPSLRKNIVSKPALAFFKKVLPELSETEREAIDAGTVWWDAEVYSGKPDWEKLSNFADPKLSEEEQAFLDGPVEELCEMLDDWDIVHKRRDLPPEVWQFIRENGFFAMIIKKKFGGLEFSNYAHAKVVGKVASRCGTAAVTVMVPNSLGPGELLQHYGTKEQQDYYLPRLAKGEDIPCFALTSPYAGSDAGAIPDFGVVERGSYTDPRTGEKHEDVLGIRVSFEKRWMTLGPLATVFGLAFKLKDPNKLLGDKEDIGITCALLPKGTEGLLHERRHYPNNSPFMNGPVWGKDVFFPVEWIIGGQEFAGQGWRMLMECLSVGRCISLPALSVAAGKACSYTTAAYSGVRHQFGLPIGKFEGVDEALARIGGYTYQMESAQDLAMVGLDSGEKPSVISAILKYHNTERMRYCINDAMDIHGGRAVVTGPRNYLASAYNAIPVAITVEGANILTRSMMIFGQGAFRCHRYVLEEIYAVGENDLDRFDKALAGHIKQVGRNKVRSLVLGVTNGAFTSAPSHAGKMAKYYRQINRLSAAFAFTGEIAMVSLGGSLKFREKLSARLGDAFSNLYIASAVLKRFQRDGSPDSDLPFAQWAVEKALFDAEDALAGFIDNLPARPFAWVLKVVVFPLGRRCKEPSDRLGTKVTRTMMEFGPAMERLTRYVYVSKADPRNINEPTAALMPALKAIRATEETEKTIRKAERNGELTSYYPDVRLDEAVEKGLISAEERDAAREARELMRLNIVVDDFDMQLEDYDKELFDRVVFLSR; encoded by the coding sequence ATGTCCTGGATCATTGGTATTGTATGCTTTCTAGTCATTGTCGGCGCGTTAGCATATTTTAGTGCGCCTGTATGGCTGTGGGCGGTTGGCGTTGCTTTAGCGCTAGCGCTTGTTCATGCCCATTGGCTGGTGTTTTTGCTGGCGTTTGCTGTGTGTGCGATTGCCGGCATCCCTTCGCTACGTAAAAACATTGTCAGTAAGCCTGCGCTGGCTTTTTTCAAAAAAGTACTACCAGAGCTTTCAGAAACTGAGCGTGAAGCGATTGACGCGGGTACCGTTTGGTGGGACGCAGAAGTTTATTCTGGCAAACCCGATTGGGAAAAATTAAGTAATTTTGCTGATCCTAAATTAAGCGAAGAAGAACAAGCGTTTTTAGATGGTCCGGTTGAAGAGCTTTGTGAGATGCTTGATGATTGGGATATCGTGCATAAACGCCGTGATTTACCACCAGAAGTTTGGCAATTTATTCGTGAAAATGGCTTTTTCGCGATGATCATCAAAAAGAAATTTGGTGGGCTTGAATTCTCTAACTATGCGCACGCGAAAGTAGTTGGTAAAGTGGCGAGTCGTTGTGGTACAGCCGCAGTCACTGTTATGGTGCCAAACTCATTAGGCCCAGGCGAATTGCTGCAACATTATGGTACCAAAGAGCAGCAAGATTATTATTTACCGCGTTTGGCGAAAGGCGAAGACATTCCTTGCTTTGCATTGACCAGCCCATATGCAGGTTCTGATGCGGGTGCGATCCCGGATTTTGGTGTGGTAGAGCGCGGTAGCTATACCGATCCTCGCACCGGTGAAAAACATGAAGATGTACTCGGTATTCGCGTATCGTTTGAAAAACGCTGGATGACTTTAGGGCCATTGGCAACTGTCTTTGGTTTGGCGTTTAAACTCAAAGATCCAAACAAACTGTTAGGCGATAAAGAAGATATCGGTATCACCTGTGCGCTGTTGCCTAAAGGTACAGAAGGGCTGTTGCACGAACGTCGCCACTATCCAAACAACTCACCATTTATGAATGGCCCGGTGTGGGGTAAAGACGTTTTCTTCCCAGTCGAGTGGATCATTGGCGGTCAAGAGTTCGCTGGTCAAGGCTGGCGGATGCTGATGGAATGTCTATCAGTAGGCCGTTGTATTTCATTGCCAGCACTGTCTGTCGCTGCAGGTAAAGCATGTAGCTATACCACGGCTGCTTATTCTGGCGTGCGTCACCAGTTCGGTTTGCCAATTGGTAAATTTGAAGGGGTTGACGAGGCGTTAGCGCGCATTGGCGGCTATACCTACCAAATGGAATCAGCGCAGGATTTAGCGATGGTTGGCTTGGATAGCGGTGAGAAGCCGTCAGTCATCTCTGCCATCCTGAAATACCACAACACCGAGCGGATGCGTTATTGCATCAACGACGCGATGGATATCCACGGCGGTCGTGCGGTAGTAACCGGTCCGCGGAATTATTTGGCTTCGGCGTATAACGCGATTCCTGTGGCGATCACGGTTGAAGGCGCGAATATCCTTACCCGTTCGATGATGATCTTTGGCCAAGGGGCATTCCGTTGTCACCGTTATGTACTCGAAGAAATTTATGCAGTTGGTGAGAACGATCTTGACCGCTTTGACAAAGCACTTGCTGGACACATCAAGCAAGTTGGACGTAATAAAGTGCGTAGTCTTGTGCTCGGGGTGACCAATGGTGCGTTTACCAGTGCGCCATCACATGCGGGCAAAATGGCGAAATATTATCGCCAGATCAACCGTCTGTCAGCTGCGTTTGCCTTTACCGGTGAGATCGCGATGGTTAGCCTGGGTGGCTCACTGAAATTCCGTGAGAAACTCTCGGCGCGTTTGGGCGATGCCTTTTCTAACCTCTATATTGCCTCAGCAGTACTCAAGCGCTTCCAGCGCGATGGTTCGCCAGACAGTGATTTGCCATTTGCGCAGTGGGCAGTAGAAAAAGCGCTGTTTGACGCTGAAGATGCGCTTGCTGGCTTTATTGATAACTTACCCGCACGTCCGTTCGCATGGGTGCTCAAAGTAGTGGTGTTCCCATTAGGTCGCCGTTGTAAAGAACCTTCTGATCGCCTAGGCACTAAAGTGACGCGGACGATGATGGAATTTGGCCCAGCGATGGAGCGTTTGACGCGTTATGTGTACGTTTCAAAAGCCGACCCGCGTAACATCAATGAGCCAACAGCGGCGTTGATGCCAGCGTTAAAAGCGATCCGCGCGACCGAAGAAACGGAAAAAACCATCCGTAAAGCAGAGCGTAACGGTGAGCTAACCTCTTACTATCCGGATGTTCGTTTGGATGAGGCCGTGGAGAAAGGCTTGATCAGCGCTGAAGAGCGTGATGCAGCGCGCGAGGCGCGTGAGCTGATGCGTTTGAATATCGTGGTCGATGATTTCGACATGCAGCTTGAAGATTACGACAAAGAATTATTTGACCGCGTGGTCTTCCTCTCTCGTTAA
- a CDS encoding acetyl-CoA C-acyltransferase, with translation MSQNVYIVAATRTPVGKAPRGMFKNVRPDDLLVHVIQSVLAQAPSIDPAQISDVITGCAFPEAEQGLNIARYGAQLAGLPDSVPGLTVNRWCASGLNAVQIAADRIRLGEADVMIASGAESMSMVPMMGNKVSLNPSIFDDDHVALAYGMGTTAENVAKEWQVSREDQDAFSVESHRRALQAQEENRFADEISPIEVTYRQPDLASGEVRTVRKTLSVDEGPRSGTTMDVLSGLRPVFDVKGSVTAGNSSQMSDGAGAVLLVSEKVLKELNLTPLARYCTFAVKGVRPAVMGIGPKEAIPAACRQAGIAQNDLQWIELNEAFAAQSVAVMRDLDLDPARVNPNGGAIALGHPLGATGAIRTASLIHGMRQQGQSGYGMVTMCIGSGMGAAGVFEVF, from the coding sequence ATGAGTCAAAATGTTTATATTGTTGCTGCTACGCGTACCCCAGTCGGTAAAGCGCCACGCGGCATGTTTAAAAATGTCCGTCCTGATGATTTATTGGTGCATGTGATCCAGTCTGTGCTTGCCCAAGCACCAAGTATTGATCCGGCGCAGATTAGCGATGTGATCACCGGTTGTGCGTTTCCTGAAGCCGAGCAAGGGCTGAATATCGCACGTTACGGCGCACAGCTCGCGGGGTTGCCTGATAGTGTGCCTGGCCTTACCGTGAACCGCTGGTGTGCTTCTGGGTTGAATGCGGTACAGATTGCTGCTGACCGCATTCGCTTAGGTGAAGCCGATGTGATGATCGCCTCAGGGGCAGAATCGATGTCGATGGTGCCGATGATGGGTAATAAAGTCTCGCTGAATCCGAGTATTTTTGATGACGATCATGTGGCGCTCGCCTACGGGATGGGCACAACCGCAGAAAACGTTGCTAAAGAGTGGCAGGTGTCACGCGAAGATCAAGATGCTTTTTCCGTAGAATCACACCGTCGTGCGTTACAGGCGCAAGAAGAAAACCGCTTTGCCGATGAAATCAGCCCGATTGAGGTGACTTATCGTCAGCCTGATTTGGCCAGCGGTGAAGTGCGTACGGTACGTAAAACACTCAGTGTTGATGAGGGTCCACGTTCTGGCACGACTATGGATGTGCTTTCTGGGTTGCGTCCAGTGTTTGATGTTAAAGGTTCAGTGACTGCCGGTAATAGCTCACAAATGTCTGATGGGGCGGGTGCGGTATTATTGGTTTCAGAAAAAGTGCTTAAAGAGCTCAATCTGACGCCACTGGCGCGTTATTGCACTTTTGCTGTTAAAGGGGTGCGTCCGGCAGTGATGGGGATCGGTCCAAAAGAAGCGATTCCTGCAGCGTGTCGACAAGCCGGGATTGCGCAGAATGATCTTCAATGGATTGAGCTCAACGAAGCCTTCGCTGCGCAGTCGGTTGCGGTGATGCGTGATCTGGATTTGGATCCAGCGCGGGTCAATCCAAACGGTGGCGCGATTGCCTTAGGACATCCACTGGGGGCAACCGGTGCGATTCGCACCGCGAGTCTCATTCATGGTATGCGCCAACAAGGCCAATCTGGCTACGGCATGGTGACTATGTGTATCGGTAGCGGTATGGGCGCTGCCGGTGTGTTTGAGGTCTTTTAA
- the hrpA gene encoding ATP-dependent RNA helicase HrpA: MSFDQLCIDKIEPVQSSWTVAIRAKSAIIPRMNPDLDTVLSTDRHGLASLSDRIAQRQQRGQPVDRMQAKFDALYERSHATYQKRLNTLPKPSLDADLPVLAEKDTLKRLIADNQVVIISGETGSGKTTQLPQLCLDLGLGARGLIGHTQPRQIAARSVAARIAEELSVPLGGVVGYQVRFDEKTSDDTVIKLMTDGMLLAETLSDPFLSRYEVIIVDEAHERSLNIDFLLGYLHQLLTKRPDLKLIITSATIDADKFATHFNHAPQINVSGRTYPVSIRYREPEPDSDMSRAIVDAVDELDSEGRGDVLVFLPTERDIRETAKALNQAELRDSDILPLFGRLSLADQQAVFHPKARRRIVLATNVAETSLTVPRIKYVIDTGTARISRYSLRTKTQRLPIEAISQASANQRAGRCGRVSAGVCIRLYTEEDFNARPEFTEPEILRTNLAAVILQMLTLRLGEVADFPFVDPPDQRQINDGYRLLFELKAVDEGNRLTPLGKRMAQLPIDPRFARMVFAAETNGCLHEALIVLAALSIQDPRERPFGQEAQADMRQAVFVDKKSDFQSLLNLFAAYQRARRKLSNNKLRGWCKSYFLNALRMREWRELVNQLLREVHQQKLRVNELKPPQPRNALTEIAEGTKGSLGYDNPHLETLHRSLLSGLLDQVGLWDEQNSDYSGPRGRKFVIFPGSVLAKNKPQAVMAANIVEINRTFARTCAPIELHELETLAAHLTKTQYANPHWSKKAGNVMAHESVLLYGLPIVAERQKPFAGQDAALAHEIFVQEALVTGEIRTRVKAIEANRALLAELEVREEKTRSRGIIIDEQAMADFYFQRLPESVHSVVSFEQWVKKNGESSLRMQDSDLLLDDSALSKQDYPEYLHVHGHKLALEYAFDPGGHADGITVLVPITALNALDERTFERLVPAMLEEKIAALMRRLPKLWRRQLVPIPDFARAVHERLNEDQGDEGLVEAIRRHIAQIKGVNIPDDAFDEAKIDAHYRMNYRVIDANKRSLGEGRDLALLQEELGERAAQQFNRRSRSTLADSDTEIHEWQWDKLPTQERMKGGIIGYPALSVDGESVYLRLHDDPERAEVAHREGVRALLKQKLHSQIKYLKKNLPQFTTMSLHYRKISNDTHLLDDIIQALIERVCLPGEAPRSKQAFAKVLADGEQHLVRSANELARQLADLLAEYSRINERLRRVKHKSAKTDIQSQLERLVFPGFIRQTPAARLPDVARYLKAINVRLDKLEREPLKDASRQQSISPWDDKLNAWLTSLNIDRPHESCKQAKQQIALIGYFYTLEEYRIQTFAQEIGTKGKVSEKALAAFF, from the coding sequence GTGAGTTTTGATCAGCTTTGTATCGATAAAATTGAGCCTGTTCAATCGTCATGGACAGTTGCGATTCGTGCAAAAAGCGCGATAATACCGCGCATGAATCCAGATTTAGACACTGTTTTATCCACTGATCGCCACGGCTTAGCCTCGTTAAGCGACCGTATTGCTCAGCGCCAACAGCGCGGGCAGCCCGTTGATCGTATGCAAGCAAAATTTGACGCGCTCTATGAGCGCTCACACGCTACATATCAAAAAAGACTAAACACCTTACCTAAACCATCACTCGATGCAGATTTACCGGTGTTGGCTGAAAAAGACACGCTTAAACGGTTAATCGCTGACAATCAGGTGGTGATTATCAGCGGCGAAACCGGCTCGGGTAAAACCACGCAGCTTCCGCAGCTGTGTCTTGATTTGGGCCTGGGCGCACGTGGATTGATTGGTCATACTCAGCCACGACAGATCGCTGCACGCTCAGTGGCTGCGCGCATTGCTGAAGAGTTGAGTGTTCCGCTCGGTGGTGTGGTCGGTTATCAAGTACGTTTTGATGAAAAAACCAGCGACGATACGGTCATTAAGCTGATGACCGATGGGATGCTACTTGCCGAAACGCTGAGTGATCCGTTTTTATCGCGTTATGAAGTGATTATCGTTGATGAGGCGCATGAGCGCAGTTTGAATATCGATTTTTTACTCGGTTATTTGCATCAACTGCTCACCAAGCGCCCTGATCTTAAACTCATCATCACCTCGGCGACGATCGATGCTGATAAATTTGCCACCCATTTTAATCATGCGCCACAAATTAATGTGTCAGGGCGCACGTATCCGGTGAGTATTCGTTATCGCGAACCAGAGCCAGATAGCGACATGAGTCGCGCGATTGTCGATGCAGTCGATGAATTAGATAGCGAAGGGCGTGGCGATGTGTTGGTGTTCTTACCCACCGAACGCGATATTCGTGAAACGGCCAAAGCGCTTAATCAGGCGGAGCTGCGCGATAGCGATATCTTGCCGCTATTCGGCCGTTTGTCGCTTGCCGACCAACAAGCGGTATTTCACCCCAAAGCACGACGGCGGATTGTGTTGGCGACCAATGTGGCAGAAACCTCGCTCACTGTGCCGCGGATTAAATATGTGATTGATACAGGAACCGCGCGCATCAGCCGCTATTCGCTGCGCACGAAAACCCAGCGCCTGCCGATTGAGGCGATTTCACAAGCCAGCGCCAACCAACGGGCTGGGCGCTGTGGGCGGGTGAGCGCTGGGGTGTGTATTCGTCTCTACACAGAAGAAGACTTTAACGCACGCCCTGAATTTACCGAGCCAGAAATTTTACGCACCAACCTCGCGGCGGTGATCTTGCAAATGCTGACCTTGCGATTGGGCGAGGTGGCAGATTTTCCGTTTGTTGACCCACCAGACCAGCGACAAATCAACGATGGCTATCGGCTGTTGTTTGAACTCAAAGCGGTGGACGAAGGGAATCGACTCACGCCGTTGGGCAAGCGGATGGCGCAATTGCCGATTGACCCGAGATTTGCACGGATGGTCTTTGCCGCGGAAACTAATGGTTGCCTCCACGAAGCGCTGATTGTCTTAGCAGCGCTGTCGATTCAAGACCCGCGTGAGCGCCCCTTTGGGCAGGAGGCGCAAGCCGATATGCGCCAGGCGGTGTTTGTCGATAAAAAAAGCGATTTTCAAAGCCTGCTCAACCTGTTTGCTGCTTATCAACGCGCACGCCGTAAACTGTCGAACAACAAGCTGCGCGGTTGGTGCAAAAGCTACTTTCTTAATGCGTTACGCATGCGTGAATGGCGTGAGCTGGTGAATCAATTATTGCGCGAGGTTCACCAACAAAAACTGCGCGTGAACGAACTCAAACCGCCGCAACCGCGTAACGCACTCACAGAAATTGCTGAAGGCACTAAAGGCAGCCTTGGCTATGATAATCCGCATTTAGAGACCTTGCACCGCAGTCTGTTGAGCGGTTTGCTCGATCAAGTCGGGCTGTGGGATGAGCAAAATAGCGATTATAGCGGGCCGCGCGGGCGTAAATTTGTGATATTCCCCGGTAGTGTGTTGGCAAAAAACAAACCCCAAGCAGTGATGGCCGCCAATATCGTTGAAATCAATCGTACCTTTGCACGCACGTGCGCGCCGATTGAGTTGCATGAATTAGAAACGCTCGCTGCACACCTCACCAAAACCCAATACGCCAACCCCCATTGGTCGAAAAAGGCCGGGAATGTGATGGCGCATGAATCGGTGTTGCTTTACGGGTTGCCGATTGTTGCGGAACGTCAAAAGCCTTTTGCCGGTCAAGACGCCGCATTGGCGCATGAGATTTTTGTCCAAGAAGCGTTGGTCACCGGTGAGATCCGTACCCGTGTTAAAGCGATTGAGGCGAATCGAGCGTTACTCGCAGAGCTGGAAGTTAGGGAGGAAAAAACGCGTAGCCGAGGCATTATTATCGATGAGCAGGCGATGGCGGATTTTTATTTTCAGCGCCTGCCGGAGTCGGTGCATAGTGTGGTCAGTTTTGAGCAGTGGGTGAAGAAAAACGGCGAGTCGTCTCTGCGCATGCAAGACAGCGATTTATTGCTCGACGATTCAGCGTTAAGCAAGCAAGATTACCCGGAATACCTGCACGTGCATGGTCATAAATTGGCGCTCGAATATGCCTTTGATCCGGGTGGGCACGCTGATGGGATCACCGTGTTGGTGCCGATTACGGCATTAAACGCGCTTGATGAGCGCACTTTTGAACGCCTTGTGCCAGCGATGCTTGAAGAAAAGATTGCCGCTTTGATGCGGCGCCTGCCAAAACTGTGGCGGCGACAGTTGGTGCCAATACCTGATTTTGCCCGTGCTGTGCATGAGCGGTTAAACGAAGATCAGGGTGATGAAGGGCTGGTAGAGGCGATACGTCGTCATATTGCGCAGATCAAAGGGGTTAATATCCCGGATGACGCGTTTGATGAGGCGAAAATTGACGCCCATTACCGGATGAATTATCGCGTGATTGACGCCAATAAGCGTTCGTTAGGAGAAGGGCGTGATTTAGCGTTACTGCAAGAAGAACTAGGTGAACGGGCAGCGCAGCAGTTTAATCGCCGCAGCCGTAGCACTTTGGCTGATAGCGACACAGAGATTCATGAATGGCAATGGGATAAGTTGCCGACTCAAGAACGGATGAAAGGCGGTATCATCGGTTATCCGGCACTAAGCGTTGACGGTGAGTCGGTGTATCTGCGCTTACATGACGATCCTGAACGTGCTGAGGTAGCACACCGCGAAGGCGTGCGTGCATTACTCAAACAAAAGCTCCACAGTCAGATTAAGTATTTAAAGAAAAATTTACCGCAGTTCACCACCATGAGCCTGCACTACCGCAAAATCAGCAACGACACCCACTTACTCGATGATATTATTCAAGCGCTCATTGAGCGAGTGTGTTTGCCTGGTGAGGCGCCACGCAGCAAACAAGCTTTTGCCAAAGTATTGGCTGATGGTGAGCAACATTTAGTGCGTAGTGCTAACGAATTAGCGCGCCAACTCGCTGATTTGCTGGCTGAGTACAGTCGGATTAACGAGCGCCTGCGTCGTGTGAAGCATAAAAGCGCCAAAACCGATATTCAGTCGCAGCTTGAGCGCCTGGTTTTCCCTGGGTTTATTCGCCAAACACCAGCTGCGCGACTACCGGATGTGGCGCGCTATCTCAAAGCCATCAACGTGCGCTTGGATAAACTCGAACGTGAACCGCTTAAAGACGCCAGTCGCCAACAGAGTATCTCGCCGTGGGATGATAAGCTGAACGCCTGGCTGACGTCACTTAATATCGATCGCCCTCATGAGTCGTGCAAGCAGGCCAAGCAACAAATCGCGCTGATTGGCTATTTTTACACGCTAGAAGAATACCGCATCCAAACCTTCGCTCAGGAAATCGGCACAAAAGGCAAAGTTTCCGAGAAAGCGCTCGCTGCTTTTTTTTGA
- a CDS encoding TetR/AcrR family transcriptional regulator: protein MTNESQSTQTMNRIFASAEKLFVEHGFESTSLRNITTDANVNLAAINYHFGGKEALIKAVFVRRFAPYLHECTREVETLQTLNSRYGVEDVVRVLLKPALSLANQPDKQGLIFVRLISRMLVDNHRLVRDTMTSESESLIGSLLAALKPLLPDYSDQTLQWRIHFMFSLIFHAFAGNDIFKLMLPGEAGSARDPELIARQLMPFLTGAVSAPNPV, encoded by the coding sequence ATGACCAACGAATCACAATCCACGCAGACAATGAACCGTATTTTTGCAAGTGCGGAAAAATTGTTTGTCGAACATGGTTTTGAAAGCACATCGCTGCGTAACATCACCACTGATGCGAACGTGAATCTGGCGGCGATTAACTATCACTTTGGTGGGAAAGAAGCGCTGATTAAAGCGGTTTTTGTCCGTCGGTTTGCACCGTATTTACATGAGTGTACGCGTGAAGTGGAAACGTTGCAGACGCTAAATAGTCGCTATGGTGTTGAGGATGTGGTGCGTGTGTTGTTGAAACCTGCGCTCAGTCTGGCCAATCAACCCGACAAACAAGGGCTCATTTTTGTGCGTTTGATTTCGCGGATGCTGGTCGACAATCATCGTTTGGTACGCGACACGATGACTAGCGAATCGGAAAGCCTGATTGGTAGTTTGCTTGCCGCGTTAAAGCCATTGTTGCCTGATTATAGTGATCAAACCTTGCAATGGCGGATTCATTTTATGTTCAGCCTCATTTTTCATGCTTTTGCCGGTAACGATATTTTTAAATTGATGTTGCCTGGTGAGGCTGGCTCTGCTCGAGATCCGGAATTGATTGCCCGTCAATTAATGCCATTTCTTACAGGTGCCGTTTCGGCGCCTAATCCTGTTTAA
- a CDS encoding 3-hydroxyacyl-CoA dehydrogenase/enoyl-CoA hydratase family protein, whose protein sequence is MSHKPIRTVAVLGAGVMGAQIAAHFANAHYPVKLFDLVAKEGDDRNAIVNKALKRLSKLKPAPFAEAGVEGLITACNYEDDLEQLKDCDLVIEAIAEKLEWKRDLYERIAPALRDDAILATNTSGLSIQELAEAVPKSARPRFCGVHFFNPPRYMHLVELIPCKGTQAEVLDRLETFLVSRLGKGVVRARNTPNFIANRVGVFAMLAAVKHAQAFGLGFDVVDQLTGRLLGRPKSATFRTADVVGLDTMAHVVNTKKERLQDDPWHAHYVMPDYLQKLIDNGALGQKSGAGFYKKEGKKISQFNPESGEYVPADGKADADVVAILKNKDAGARLAALRASDHPQAQFIWACLRDTFHYAAYHLADIAHCARDIDLALRWGFGWDEGPFETWQKAGWSQVASWISEDIADGKALADAALPAWVEKIDGVHSPKGSYDAANDRFLPRSDLPVYARQIVPALVYGEAQGGLGHTVTETDTLRTFTLDHAAAEGLLVASFKTKMRTCSHTLLKDLMAAIDLAEAEYDGLVIWQGAEGPFSAGADLASVQEDVLSGNLSAATQFAKDFQRTSMRIRNSGVPVVAAAQGLALGGGCEFLMHSDRVVAALESYIGLVEVGVGLLPGGAGTKEFAMRAAKHAHGNYAAALRDRFMTIATAKVSTSAVNAQELGYLKDSDVVVFNGYELLYVALKQAGALASAYRPPVSKPFKVGGRSTAATFKGQLTNMLAGHMISEYDYEIASTIAGIMTGGDVDEGTKVNEDWLLRIEHEGFMKLVANSKTHERIQHMLKTGKPLRN, encoded by the coding sequence ATGAGTCATAAACCGATTCGCACGGTTGCTGTATTAGGCGCGGGTGTGATGGGCGCACAAATTGCCGCACATTTTGCGAATGCGCACTACCCGGTTAAATTATTCGATTTGGTCGCTAAAGAAGGCGATGATCGTAACGCGATTGTTAATAAAGCACTCAAGCGTTTGAGTAAGCTCAAACCCGCACCATTTGCCGAAGCTGGCGTTGAAGGGCTAATCACCGCGTGTAACTACGAAGATGATTTAGAGCAGCTAAAAGACTGTGATTTAGTGATCGAAGCGATTGCTGAAAAGCTCGAGTGGAAGCGCGATTTATACGAGCGTATTGCCCCAGCTTTACGTGATGATGCGATTTTAGCGACCAACACATCTGGTCTGTCGATTCAAGAGCTGGCCGAAGCGGTTCCTAAAAGTGCGCGTCCGCGTTTTTGCGGGGTGCATTTCTTTAACCCACCGCGCTACATGCATTTAGTCGAGCTGATTCCTTGTAAAGGAACACAAGCAGAGGTGCTCGATCGCCTGGAAACATTTTTGGTTTCTCGCTTAGGTAAAGGCGTGGTTCGCGCGCGCAATACGCCAAACTTTATCGCCAACCGCGTGGGTGTGTTTGCCATGCTGGCCGCTGTAAAACACGCGCAAGCCTTCGGATTAGGTTTTGATGTGGTCGATCAGCTCACTGGTCGCCTGTTGGGTCGCCCGAAATCAGCGACCTTCCGTACTGCTGATGTGGTCGGTCTGGACACCATGGCGCATGTGGTGAACACTAAGAAAGAGCGTTTGCAAGACGATCCGTGGCACGCCCATTATGTGATGCCTGACTATTTGCAAAAATTGATTGATAACGGCGCTCTAGGTCAGAAATCCGGCGCGGGCTTCTACAAGAAGGAAGGCAAAAAAATCAGCCAATTTAACCCTGAAAGCGGCGAGTATGTGCCAGCAGATGGCAAGGCTGACGCAGATGTGGTGGCTATTCTGAAAAATAAAGATGCTGGTGCGCGTTTGGCGGCATTACGCGCCAGTGATCATCCGCAGGCGCAATTTATTTGGGCGTGTCTGCGTGATACCTTCCATTACGCGGCGTATCATCTCGCTGATATTGCCCACTGTGCACGCGATATCGATTTGGCGTTACGTTGGGGCTTTGGCTGGGACGAAGGTCCGTTTGAGACCTGGCAAAAAGCAGGTTGGTCACAAGTTGCCTCTTGGATCAGCGAAGATATTGCTGACGGTAAAGCGCTTGCTGATGCCGCTCTTCCAGCTTGGGTAGAAAAAATCGACGGCGTTCATAGCCCGAAAGGCTCTTATGACGCGGCAAATGATCGCTTCTTGCCACGTAGTGATTTGCCCGTTTATGCACGACAAATTGTGCCAGCGCTGGTTTATGGTGAAGCACAAGGTGGGCTCGGCCATACGGTCACTGAAACCGACACTTTGCGCACCTTTACCTTAGATCATGCCGCCGCTGAGGGCTTATTGGTTGCGTCATTTAAAACCAAAATGCGTACCTGTAGTCACACACTGCTCAAAGATTTGATGGCAGCGATTGATTTGGCAGAGGCTGAGTATGATGGCTTGGTGATCTGGCAAGGCGCTGAAGGGCCATTCTCAGCCGGGGCGGATTTGGCTTCAGTACAAGAAGACGTGCTTTCCGGCAACTTAAGTGCAGCAACCCAGTTTGCTAAAGACTTCCAGCGCACCTCGATGCGTATCCGTAACAGTGGTGTACCGGTGGTTGCTGCTGCCCAAGGCTTAGCGCTTGGTGGCGGCTGTGAATTCTTGATGCATTCAGATCGTGTGGTCGCAGCTCTTGAGAGCTACATTGGTTTGGTGGAAGTCGGTGTGGGCTTATTGCCAGGTGGTGCGGGTACGAAAGAGTTCGCCATGCGCGCAGCAAAGCATGCGCATGGTAACTACGCAGCCGCTTTACGCGATCGCTTCATGACGATTGCCACTGCGAAAGTCAGCACCAGCGCGGTTAATGCCCAAGAGCTGGGTTATCTGAAAGACAGCGATGTGGTGGTGTTTAACGGCTACGAGCTGCTTTATGTTGCGCTCAAACAAGCCGGTGCGTTGGCAAGCGCCTATCGTCCGCCAGTAAGTAAACCGTTTAAAGTCGGCGGACGCAGCACAGCAGCTACCTTCAAAGGTCAGCTGACCAATATGCTTGCTGGGCACATGATCAGTGAATACGACTACGAAATCGCCAGCACTATTGCCGGGATTATGACCGGTGGTGATGTTGATGAGGGCACAAAAGTTAATGAAGATTGGCTATTGCGCATTGAACACGAGGGCTTTATGAAGTTAGTCGCTAACTCGAAAACCCACGAGCGTATTCAGCACATGCTGAAAACCGGTAAACCGTTGCGCAACTAA